The segment AGGTGCGCAGCTGTACGGGACGTACAGGTGTCCCGTCTGCGGTCACCGGGATGCGGTGGAGCTGGAGGCGGACGAAGGGTCGCGCGTGCTGGCGTGCAGCTATTGCAACACGCCGCTGGAAGTGACGGCGCGTGGACCGGATTCGGTTCGTTTTTCCGTGCAGGTGGCTGAAGAGCCGATGCACGGCTGATCCGCACGGCCCGGCAGGGGCAGAGCGGCCGCGGTGACAAAACCGCGGCCGCTTTTCTACATCCAGGGCAGGAATGCGAGAGCGACAGGACGTCAGAGCGGCCATGGATCAGCTGCTGGCCGCGGGCGGCGCTCCGTCGGACGTGCGCAGCGTCTGGACGCAACAGTTGGGTGGCCGTACGCACCACATCGAGGCGGGCTCGGGTGAGCCCGTCGTCCTGCTCCACGGTGGCACGGGCGGGGGCGCGAACTGGTTTCGTGTAATCGGGCCGCTGGCGTCCCGGTTCCGCGTGCTGGCACCGGACCTTCCCGGGTTCGGTCTGTCGGACCCAATCCCCGTCACCCGTCCACTGGGCACCGCCGCGGCTGACCGGCTTGTGGACTGGATGGCGCAGAATGACGTGACGGATGCGCTGATGGTCGGCACGTCGTTCGGCGGCCTGGCGGCGCTGCGTATCGCGCAGCGTTCCTCCCGGGTGACCCGTCTGCTGCTCCTCGACGCCGCCGGGCTCGGACGCGCCATCCACCCGGCTGTGCGCCTTGCGACGTCCCTGCCACTGACGCGGCTGCTCATGGCGCCGAGCCGCCGTGGCACCGCCGTGGTCCTGCGGCTTCTGCTCACGACCGATCGGTCTCTGATGTCGACGACCCAGGAACGCGCCCTCATCGAATACCTGCTGACGACGGCACGCGCGGCGGGCACGGCCTATCTGGCGCGCACGCTCGCAATGTTCGCGGGTGCCGGAGGGCAGCGCGAGGTGCTGGGCCCCGATGAGCTGGCCCGGCTGCGCCTGCCGGTGTCGATCGTCTGGGGGGAGCGCGACCGGCTGCTGCCCCTCGCGGGCGTTCGTCAGGCCGCGCAGGCCCTGCCCGACGCCAGGCTGATCGTGATCCCCGGAACAGGCCATTCGCCGAACTGGGAGCGGCCGGAAGCGGTAGTGGCAGCTGTCGTCGATCTGTCCTCCCGCTGAGCATGTGCCTTGCCTGATCGCGGCTGCGACTGAACCTTCCTGAGGCTTTCGTCGCAGTTCATGACAGAGGGTGAGGAATGAGCAAGAAAAACATCACAGCGCTGGATGCGGCTGCGTTGCGCGGCAAACGCGTCCTGGTGCGCGTCGATTACAACGTCCCGATAGAAGAAGGCGCCGTCACGGATGACACGCGCATCCGTGCGACGCTGCCCACCCTGAAGTTCCTGACCGACAGTGGCGCTCGCGTCGTGCTCGTGTCGCACCTCGGCCGGCCGAAGGGTCAGTGGCGTGACGACATGTCGATGGCGCCGGCGGCCGCACGGCTCGCCGATCTGGTGGAAGCGCCTGTCCGCTTCGTCCCGGACGTCGTGGGCGGGGACGCGAAGGCCGCAGTCGATGCACTCGCGCCGGGGTCCATACTGGTACTGGAGAACGTGCGGTTCCTGGCGGGCGAGGAGACGAATGACCCGAAGCTGAGCGATGCGCTGGCCGGGTACGCGGACGTATACGTGAACGATGCCTTCGGCTCCGCCCACCGGGCCCACGCATCCACGTGCGGTGTAGCCGAGGCCATGAAGGAGGCGGGTCGTCCGGCGCTGGCAGGCATGCTGATGGAGAAGGAGCTGCGCTTCCTGGGCGATGCCCTGGACAACCCGGAACGGCCGTTCGTCGCGATCCTCGGCGGTGCGAAGATCTCCGGCAAGATCGATGTCATCGAGAACCTGCTGCCGCGCGTCGATCATCTGCTGATCGGTGGCGCGATGGCGAACACGTTCTTCCGATCGCTCGGACTGGAGACGGGCAAGTCCCTGGTCGAGGCGGAACGGGTGGAAATGGCGCACACGCTGCTGGAGCGGGCCGGTGACAAGATCGTGCTGCCGGTGGACTGCGTTGTGGCCGGGGAGGCGAAGGCCGGCGCGCGTACATGGCTGCTGGCGCGTGACGAGGTCCCGCCCGAAGGGTCGATCCTCGATATCGGACCGAAGAGTGTCGCCACATTCAGAGACTTCATCGAGCGCGCTCGCACGATCCTGTGGAACGGCCCGATGGGTCTGTTCGAGATCGACGACTTCGCCGAAGGCACGCTCGGCATCGCGCGCGGCGTCGCGGAGGTCACCGCACGCGGAGCGACGACGATCGTCGGCGGAGGTGATACCGCGGCTGCGGTGGAAGCCGCAGGCGTGGCCGATCAGATGTCACATGTATCCACCGGCGGTGGCGCGTCACTCGAGTTTCTGGAGGGCCGCGCGCTGCCCGGTGTCGCGATTCTCGACGATGCAGGAGGTGCGGCATGAGTCACCGCGTGCGCAGGCCGGTGCTTGCCGGCAACTGGAAGATGAACAAGGGACCGGAGGATGCGACGTCCTTCTTTGCCGCGTTCGCGAACGCGTACCGACAGCGCGGAGACCGCACGGTCGTGTTCTTCCCCCCGGCTCTGTCGTTCGCAGCGGCGCTGAGCGCAGTCCGCGAGCGCAGCGACCTGGCGCTCGGCGTACAGAATATTCACTGGGAAGAGAACGGCGCATTCACGGGCGAGCTGTCGGCGGCGATCGCCGCCCAGGCGCATGCCGGCTGGGTGCTCGCCGGTCACTCCGAACGGCGGCACATCTTCGGTGAGACCGATGATCAGGTCGGTCGCAAGTGTGCGGCAGCTCTCGCTGCGGGACTCATCCCCATCGCGTGCGTCGGGGAGAAGCTCGAGCAGCGCGAGGCAGGGCAGCTGCAGGAGGTGCTGCTGCGGCAGATCGACGCCATCCTCGATGCCGTACCGGCTGCCGCAGCCGAGACCATCGTCGTCGCGTATGAGCCGGTCTGGGCCATCGGTACCGGCGTCGTCGCGACGCCCGCCGATGCCGCCGAGGCGCACGCCGTGCTGCGAGCCCGGCTCTCCGAGCGATACGGCAGGAAGCCAGCCGCGGCGATCCCTATCCTCTACGGCGGCTCGGTCAAGCCCGACAACGCGGCCGAGCTGCTCGCAGCCGACGGTGTGGACGGGCTGCTTGTCGGCGGCGCGAGCCTCGACCCGCTCGCGTTCGCCCGGATCGCCGCTGCATGAGGGGCCCGGCGCGTCCCCGGCCGGCCGCACGCACGCGCACGCGGTCCGTGCCGTACGGTACGGCGAGCGCGGCCCTTGTCGCGCTTTGCGCTCTGACTCTCGGCTGCGGCAATAGTCAGCCCGAGCCCGACGCGCGCGTTGACAGCCCTGCTCCCGGCGTCGACGTGCCGGTGACCACCACAGCGGATGCCGTCCGTAACGGCGCCGTCCCCTCGTCGTGCGAGGATCTCCACGCGACCATGCTGAAGGTCGCGCCGACGCGACAGGCATTCGCTGCGGAGTTCGGTGCGCCTGACAGCATCGCCCGCCGCGCGGAGCCCAATCGCCACGACCCCGCCGCAGTAGACTCGCTGTTCACCGTGCACTATCCGCGGCTGGTCCTCGACATCAGAACTCCGGCGGGATCTCGCGACATGGCCACTCACGTCGGGGTGGAGGACAACCGCTACCTGGCGTATCCCGGCATCGGCATCGGTGCCGCGGCATCGAAGGTCGAGGAGGTTCTGGGTGAGCCCCGCGAGCGCGGCCCCGGCAGCATGACGTACGAATGCGGCATGGGGGCCGAGCAACCCGTCACATTCACTATCGCGGACGGTCGCGTGAGCGCGGTTGACATCGCCTGGTACGTGGACTGAACCTGCGGGCCGGGGCTTGCGCGCCTCTTCGGTTCCTGACAGCTTTACAGGCTGACATCGTTTCGTCATCACGGAGTCCGTCGTGTACACCTTGCTGCTCACACTGCTGCTGCTGGTCGGCATCTTTCTCACCGTCGTGGTCCTCCTCCAGTCGGGGAAGGGCGGCGGTCTCGCGGCCATGGGCGGCGGTGGCGGTCCGGGCACGGACAGCCTGATCGGCGGCCGGCAGGCGGCCACTCTGCTGACCAAGGCCACCTGGGCGAGCGGCGCGCTGTTCCTCGCGCTCGCGCTGACGCTGTCGGTGCTGTCCTCGCGGCGTGCTCAGCCGTCGTCGATCCTGCAGGGGCAGTTCCAGCCCGCGGCACCGACGGCGCCTGCCAACGTGCTGGACGGGGCCCAGCCTGCACCGGCGGGAACGGAGCCAGTCGCGCCTGCGGGTACGCAGCCGCCGCCGGAAGGCAGCCCGCCGCCGCAGCCGTAAGCGGATCGCCACGGCCCCCGGATACCGATCAGCCCGGCCCCTGTTTCAGGTGCCGGGCTTTCTGTTTCAAAGTCTGGGATTGCTGGCCGGACGCGGACGCCGCCCGGGTAAGTCAGGGCAGGAGTATCGACCGGTCGTGGCCGTAGCCCAGGACGATATCGTAGCTGGCTTCGTAGGGTCCGCGCCGCGCGGTGTCGTCGAAGGTTCGCGGCTCACGTGGCGTCGGAGCACCATCGGCGTACGGTGAAATGACCTCGACCTGTCCGGCCCGTTCGGTCCATCGGCCCGACTTCGTCTTCGTCTTCCGCGACATGCTGCCTCCGGGTACAAAGAAAGCCCGGCCTCCGGGCGGAGGTCGGGCTTCATCGCGCTGCCCGCCGCATGCTCGCGTCGGGTCTGCAAATGAAGGCTAATGGATGTGCCGCGCGAGCACAAGCGCACGTGCTTGACGCTCTCCTCCGGTGCGGCCATTTTCACGCGTTTCGCGCGCGAAATCCGCGTGTTGCACCGTTGTCCCGGGGGAGCATGATCAAAACGGCCGGTAGCGCGACAGGCGCCGCAGCATCGGACCTGAGCCGCGAGGAGCTGTCGGACCTCTACTATTATCTGCGCCTGACGCGTGAGGCGGAACAGGTGCTCACCAACCTGTACCGTCAGAACAAGGTGATTGGCGGGCTGTACCGCTCGCTCGGTCAGGAGGCCGTGGCGGTGGGAAGCGCCTACGCACTGCGGCGCCGTGAGGATGGAACCGGTGACGTGATCGCCCCCGCCATTCGCAATCTCGGCTCCCTTCTGATGATGGGCGCACGCCCCGTCGACGTCCTGCGCCAGTACATGGCCAAGGGCGACTCGCCGACGTGGGGCCGTGAGCAGA is part of the Longimicrobiales bacterium genome and harbors:
- a CDS encoding alpha/beta fold hydrolase, whose amino-acid sequence is MDQLLAAGGAPSDVRSVWTQQLGGRTHHIEAGSGEPVVLLHGGTGGGANWFRVIGPLASRFRVLAPDLPGFGLSDPIPVTRPLGTAAADRLVDWMAQNDVTDALMVGTSFGGLAALRIAQRSSRVTRLLLLDAAGLGRAIHPAVRLATSLPLTRLLMAPSRRGTAVVLRLLLTTDRSLMSTTQERALIEYLLTTARAAGTAYLARTLAMFAGAGGQREVLGPDELARLRLPVSIVWGERDRLLPLAGVRQAAQALPDARLIVIPGTGHSPNWERPEAVVAAVVDLSSR
- a CDS encoding phosphoglycerate kinase, which translates into the protein MSKKNITALDAAALRGKRVLVRVDYNVPIEEGAVTDDTRIRATLPTLKFLTDSGARVVLVSHLGRPKGQWRDDMSMAPAAARLADLVEAPVRFVPDVVGGDAKAAVDALAPGSILVLENVRFLAGEETNDPKLSDALAGYADVYVNDAFGSAHRAHASTCGVAEAMKEAGRPALAGMLMEKELRFLGDALDNPERPFVAILGGAKISGKIDVIENLLPRVDHLLIGGAMANTFFRSLGLETGKSLVEAERVEMAHTLLERAGDKIVLPVDCVVAGEAKAGARTWLLARDEVPPEGSILDIGPKSVATFRDFIERARTILWNGPMGLFEIDDFAEGTLGIARGVAEVTARGATTIVGGGDTAAAVEAAGVADQMSHVSTGGGASLEFLEGRALPGVAILDDAGGAA
- the tpiA gene encoding triose-phosphate isomerase, which gives rise to MSHRVRRPVLAGNWKMNKGPEDATSFFAAFANAYRQRGDRTVVFFPPALSFAAALSAVRERSDLALGVQNIHWEENGAFTGELSAAIAAQAHAGWVLAGHSERRHIFGETDDQVGRKCAAALAAGLIPIACVGEKLEQREAGQLQEVLLRQIDAILDAVPAAAAETIVVAYEPVWAIGTGVVATPADAAEAHAVLRARLSERYGRKPAAAIPILYGGSVKPDNAAELLAADGVDGLLVGGASLDPLAFARIAAA
- the secG gene encoding preprotein translocase subunit SecG, which codes for MYTLLLTLLLLVGIFLTVVVLLQSGKGGGLAAMGGGGGPGTDSLIGGRQAATLLTKATWASGALFLALALTLSVLSSRRAQPSSILQGQFQPAAPTAPANVLDGAQPAPAGTEPVAPAGTQPPPEGSPPPQP